One genomic region from Listeria monocytogenes encodes:
- a CDS encoding deoxyribonuclease IV: MLRLGSHVSMSGKKMLLGASEEAASYGSNTFMIYTGAPQNTRRKPIEELNIEAGLEHMKAHDMADIVVHAPYIINIGNSVKPETFKLGVNFLQSEIERTRALGAKQIVLHPGAHVGEGADKGIKQIIQGLNEALIHDQDVQIALETMAGKGSECGRTFEELAQIIDGVTHNELLSVTFDTCHTHDAGYDIVNDFDGVLNQFDKIVGIDRLKVLHINDSKNERGAHKDRHANIGFGHIGFDALHYIVHHPQLADVPKILETPYVGEDKASKKAPYKWEIAMLKNGEFDPDLLNKIQNS; encoded by the coding sequence ATGCTAAGACTAGGTTCTCATGTATCAATGAGCGGAAAGAAAATGCTTCTTGGCGCAAGTGAAGAAGCAGCTTCTTACGGCTCAAATACGTTTATGATTTATACTGGTGCTCCGCAAAATACGCGCAGAAAGCCAATTGAAGAGTTGAATATTGAAGCTGGCTTAGAACACATGAAAGCACATGATATGGCTGACATCGTTGTTCACGCGCCTTATATCATTAATATTGGAAACTCCGTTAAGCCAGAAACCTTTAAACTAGGTGTTAATTTCTTGCAATCTGAAATTGAACGTACGCGCGCGCTTGGTGCCAAGCAAATCGTACTTCATCCTGGTGCTCATGTTGGCGAAGGGGCAGATAAAGGAATCAAACAGATTATTCAAGGTCTTAATGAAGCATTAATACATGATCAAGATGTACAAATTGCTTTAGAAACAATGGCTGGAAAAGGTTCTGAATGTGGTCGTACTTTTGAGGAACTCGCACAAATTATCGATGGCGTAACGCACAATGAATTATTATCCGTTACGTTTGATACTTGTCATACGCATGATGCAGGTTACGATATTGTGAATGACTTTGACGGCGTATTAAATCAATTCGATAAAATTGTCGGCATTGATCGCTTGAAAGTATTACATATCAATGATAGCAAGAATGAACGAGGCGCACATAAAGACCGACATGCAAATATCGGTTTTGGTCATATTGGCTTTGATGCCCTTCATTATATTGTGCATCATCCGCAACTAGCAGATGTGCCGAAAATCCTTGAAACGCCTTATGTTGGTGAAGATAAAGCATCAAAAAAAGCACCATACAAATGGGAAATCGCCATGTTAAAAAATGGCGAATTTGACCCAGATTTATTAAATAAAATTCAAAACAGCTAA
- the dnaG gene encoding DNA primase, producing MARIPEEVIDQVRNQADIVDIIGNYVQLKKQGRNYSGLCPFHGEKTPSFSVSPEKQIFHCFGCGKGGNVFSFLMEHDGLTFVESVKKVADMSHLDVAIELPEERDTSNLPKETSETAKMVEMHQLTAKLYHYILMETEEGTAALTYLKERGMSEQMMTTFQIGFAPNHHATITSFLEKRGMDLQLAGAAGLLSERDDGQMVDRFRNRIMFPITNDRGQIIAFSGRLFDRDDGPKYLNSPETPVFNKRRILFHFSEARQAIRKQEEITLMEGFMDVISAEEAGVQNAVASMGTSLTEEHADLIKRLTNRAIICYDGDRAGIEAAYKAGTLLVERNRLDVFVLQLPAGKDPDDFIRASGPEKFKEVYKQQRMTWTAFKIHYLRKERNLQNETDQIGYIDDCLREIAKLDQAVERELYLKQLADEFELTIETLKQQLQQSLKNSQKSRQMASYNEPPIDDSFMGMMPQEDTEMLFSFEQPTQKLSAHTISEQQLMKAMMESRDNFLLIKQLLGDTTFYHDNYEALYTYLIGYFAEGNDADPTKFMDSVPDAAMKGLISSLEMVISPDEQGKPQFEDYIRSLKRYKLEQKKKELEQELATYNRENDNENEIRVMLEIVQLNRQLNSGQLD from the coding sequence ATGGCGCGGATTCCTGAAGAAGTAATTGATCAAGTCCGGAATCAAGCGGATATAGTCGATATAATTGGTAATTATGTCCAATTAAAAAAGCAGGGACGAAATTACTCTGGCTTATGTCCTTTCCACGGTGAAAAAACGCCATCCTTTTCCGTATCACCGGAAAAACAGATTTTCCATTGTTTTGGTTGTGGTAAGGGAGGAAATGTTTTTTCTTTTCTAATGGAGCATGACGGACTCACTTTTGTTGAATCGGTAAAAAAAGTGGCAGACATGAGTCATTTAGATGTGGCTATCGAGCTCCCTGAAGAACGAGATACAAGTAATTTGCCAAAAGAAACTTCTGAAACAGCAAAAATGGTGGAAATGCACCAGCTTACTGCCAAACTTTACCATTATATTTTAATGGAAACCGAAGAAGGCACAGCAGCATTAACTTATTTGAAAGAGCGTGGTATGTCTGAACAAATGATGACCACTTTCCAAATTGGTTTTGCACCTAATCACCATGCAACAATTACTTCTTTTTTAGAAAAACGAGGCATGGATTTACAATTAGCCGGTGCAGCTGGACTTTTATCCGAACGTGATGATGGGCAGATGGTGGATCGTTTTCGTAATCGAATTATGTTTCCAATTACGAATGATCGTGGACAAATTATTGCCTTTTCTGGCCGGTTATTTGATCGTGATGATGGTCCTAAATATTTAAATAGCCCTGAAACGCCTGTTTTCAATAAAAGACGAATATTGTTTCATTTTTCAGAAGCAAGACAAGCTATTAGAAAACAAGAAGAAATTACGCTCATGGAAGGATTTATGGATGTTATTTCCGCAGAAGAAGCAGGTGTTCAAAATGCAGTGGCTTCGATGGGGACAAGTTTAACGGAAGAACATGCAGATTTAATTAAACGACTTACTAACCGGGCGATTATTTGTTATGACGGTGACAGGGCTGGAATTGAAGCAGCCTATAAAGCTGGCACACTTCTAGTTGAACGGAATCGTTTAGATGTTTTTGTTTTGCAACTTCCAGCTGGAAAAGATCCTGATGATTTCATTCGAGCAAGTGGTCCAGAAAAATTCAAAGAAGTCTATAAGCAACAACGAATGACTTGGACAGCTTTTAAAATTCATTATTTACGTAAAGAACGCAATTTACAGAATGAGACAGATCAAATTGGTTATATTGATGATTGTTTGCGTGAAATTGCAAAACTGGATCAAGCCGTCGAACGTGAATTATACTTAAAACAACTAGCGGATGAATTTGAATTAACGATAGAAACATTAAAACAACAATTACAGCAATCACTAAAAAATAGTCAAAAATCAAGGCAAATGGCTAGTTATAATGAACCACCAATAGATGATTCTTTTATGGGGATGATGCCTCAAGAAGATACAGAAATGCTATTTTCTTTTGAGCAGCCAACCCAAAAGTTATCTGCCCATACAATCTCAGAGCAGCAGCTAATGAAAGCAATGATGGAAAGCCGAGATAACTTTCTTTTAATTAAGCAACTTCTCGGTGATACGACGTTTTACCATGATAATTACGAAGCGCTTTATACCTATCTAATTGGTTATTTTGCGGAAGGTAATGATGCGGATCCAACGAAATTCATGGATAGTGTTCCTGATGCTGCAATGAAAGGACTTATTAGTAGCCTAGAAATGGTTATTAGTCCAGATGAACAAGGTAAACCCCAGTTTGAAGACTATATTAGAAGTCTAAAACGCTATAAATTAGAACAAAAGAAAAAAGAACTTGAGCAAGAACTAGCAACGTATAATCGTGAAAACGATAATGAAAACGAAATTCGCGTCATGCTCGAAATTGTCCAACTCAACCGTCAGTTAAACAGCGGCCAATTGGATTAA
- a CDS encoding Nif3-like dinuclear metal center hexameric protein, which yields MKVANGYEYTAIMEKIAPKKLAMEGDPIGLQVGDLSRKVRKIMFTLDVLEEVVDEAIEKKVDLIIAHHPFLYRPTQHIDTTTKQGKMIKKLIKHDITVFAAHTNLDIAQGGVNDILADLLHLQNTTMIEETYSEPYCKIAVYVPENELESVRLALVNNGAGQIGTEYTECTFHTTGIGSFKPGANANPTIGEKDALTSVPEVKIEAIFPQYLTETITKAVKIAHPYEEPAIDVYTLEMQTYKEGLGRVGMLPKKLGMVSFIDKLKTAFAIDNVRFIGDLKTTVHKVAIIGGDGNKFIHQAKSTGADVFITGDVYYHTGHDLLAINLPTIDAGHNIEKVMKGYLKNKMEEQAKILDYEAEFIVSEVNTDPFQFC from the coding sequence ATGAAAGTCGCAAATGGCTATGAATACACAGCAATAATGGAAAAAATCGCACCAAAAAAACTCGCAATGGAAGGCGATCCCATTGGTTTACAAGTAGGAGATTTATCAAGAAAAGTAAGAAAAATCATGTTTACCTTAGATGTATTAGAAGAAGTTGTGGATGAAGCTATTGAGAAAAAAGTGGATTTAATTATCGCACATCATCCGTTCTTATATCGACCAACGCAACATATCGACACAACAACTAAACAAGGAAAAATGATAAAAAAATTAATCAAACATGATATTACCGTATTCGCTGCACACACAAACCTTGATATCGCTCAAGGAGGCGTGAACGATATTTTAGCAGATTTACTCCATTTACAAAATACAACGATGATTGAGGAGACCTACTCCGAACCATATTGTAAAATCGCTGTGTATGTACCAGAAAATGAGTTAGAAAGCGTTCGATTGGCACTTGTAAATAACGGTGCTGGACAAATAGGGACAGAATATACAGAGTGCACCTTCCATACGACCGGGATTGGTTCTTTCAAACCAGGAGCAAACGCCAACCCAACTATCGGCGAAAAAGATGCGTTGACTTCTGTTCCTGAAGTTAAAATAGAAGCTATATTTCCACAGTATTTAACGGAAACTATCACTAAAGCAGTTAAAATTGCGCATCCATATGAAGAACCCGCGATTGATGTATATACGCTTGAAATGCAGACTTATAAAGAAGGATTAGGTCGTGTTGGCATGCTTCCTAAAAAACTCGGCATGGTTTCATTTATCGATAAATTAAAAACTGCTTTCGCTATTGATAATGTTCGTTTTATTGGGGATTTAAAAACAACTGTCCATAAAGTAGCAATCATTGGTGGCGATGGAAATAAATTTATCCACCAAGCAAAATCCACTGGTGCAGATGTTTTTATTACTGGTGATGTTTATTATCACACAGGGCATGACTTATTAGCTATTAATCTTCCAACTATTGACGCTGGTCATAATATCGAAAAAGTGATGAAAGGCTATCTGAAAAATAAAATGGAAGAACAAGCAAAAATTTTGGATTATGAAGCAGAATTTATTGTTTCAGAAGTAAATACAGACCCATTCCAATTTTGTTGA
- a CDS encoding YaiI/YqxD family protein, which yields MPQILVDADACPVKAEIKQVAKEFQLEVTFVASFNHYSVNTNGENWIFVDTGKESADMRMMNLAKKGDIIVTQDIGLASILLAKGTFVFSNRGELYREEEMSLMLDIRYRHAKERQQGKYSKGPKAMSDQDRSLFKDRLTTFLQNK from the coding sequence GTGCCACAAATTTTGGTAGATGCAGATGCTTGCCCAGTGAAAGCAGAAATAAAACAAGTAGCAAAAGAATTTCAATTAGAAGTTACTTTTGTCGCCTCGTTTAACCATTACTCTGTCAATACCAATGGAGAGAACTGGATTTTTGTTGATACGGGAAAAGAATCAGCGGACATGCGAATGATGAATTTAGCCAAAAAAGGCGATATTATCGTGACACAAGATATTGGCCTAGCTAGCATTCTACTTGCAAAAGGCACATTTGTCTTTTCTAATCGCGGTGAACTTTACCGAGAAGAAGAAATGTCATTAATGTTAGATATTCGCTATAGACATGCCAAAGAAAGGCAACAAGGCAAATATAGCAAAGGTCCAAAAGCAATGAGCGATCAAGATCGTTCCCTTTTCAAAGACCGATTGACGACATTTTTGCAAAATAAGTAA
- a CDS encoding 4-hydroxy-3-methylbut-2-enyl diphosphate reductase — translation MEIIKISPRGYCYGVIDAMVIAKNASLDPNLPRPIHILGMIVHNKHVTDAFESIGIYTVDGANREEILDKITTGTVIFTAHGVSPSVKAKAVAKGLTTIDATCPDVLHTYNLILEKQAAGYEIIYIGKKGHPEPEGAYGTAPDVVHLVETKADIDALSLLSDKIFVTNQTTMSKWDVADLMHYIKGKFPKAIQHQEICMATQVRQEAVALQAKDADLTIVVGDPRSNNTARLAQVSIEKAGTKAYRIADITELDIEWIKDAKKVAVTAGASTPTQLVREVLLFLEQFDAADKNTWKREHNQDFERILPKTKNKYMAEKRSQRLAHLKNGGS, via the coding sequence ATGGAAATTATCAAAATATCTCCTCGTGGTTATTGCTACGGAGTCATCGATGCGATGGTGATTGCTAAAAATGCATCCCTTGATCCAAACTTGCCTCGGCCAATTCATATTTTAGGTATGATTGTTCATAATAAACATGTCACCGATGCATTTGAATCCATTGGTATTTATACAGTAGATGGCGCTAATCGAGAAGAAATTTTAGATAAAATAACCACAGGAACGGTTATATTTACCGCACATGGTGTTTCTCCTTCCGTCAAAGCGAAGGCAGTAGCAAAAGGCTTAACGACAATCGACGCAACCTGTCCAGATGTACTTCACACCTATAATTTAATTTTAGAAAAACAAGCGGCTGGCTATGAAATTATTTATATAGGAAAAAAAGGACATCCTGAACCAGAAGGCGCATACGGAACAGCACCAGATGTTGTTCACCTAGTAGAAACGAAAGCAGATATTGATGCTCTTTCATTACTTTCCGATAAAATTTTTGTTACGAACCAAACAACGATGAGCAAATGGGATGTCGCTGATTTAATGCATTATATAAAGGGGAAATTCCCGAAAGCTATTCAACATCAAGAAATATGTATGGCCACCCAAGTGCGGCAAGAAGCTGTCGCATTACAAGCCAAAGATGCTGATCTCACTATTGTTGTTGGTGATCCTAGAAGTAATAATACTGCTCGTTTAGCCCAAGTTTCGATAGAGAAAGCTGGCACAAAGGCGTACCGAATTGCCGATATTACGGAATTAGATATAGAGTGGATCAAAGACGCAAAAAAAGTAGCAGTTACAGCCGGAGCAAGTACGCCAACACAACTTGTTCGTGAAGTGCTATTGTTTTTGGAGCAATTTGATGCGGCAGATAAAAATACTTGGAAACGCGAGCATAATCAGGACTTTGAGCGTATTCTACCCAAAACGAAGAATAAGTACATGGCTGAAAAAAGAAGTCAACGGTTAGCTCACTTGAAAAATGGCGGAAGCTAA
- the rpoD gene encoding RNA polymerase sigma factor RpoD codes for MSDKTKNTKPVAELSVEQVKEALIEEGKKKGILTYAKIAARLAPFTLDSDQMDEYLEHVGEAGIEVSDDADDEDPDETELVKEETESFDLTDMSVPPGVKINDPVRMYLKEIGRVDLLTADEEIALAKRIEAGDIEAKGRLAEANLRLVVSIAKRYVGRGMLFLDLIQEGNMGLMKAVEKFDFNKGFKFSTYATWWIRQAITRAIADQARTIRIPVHMVETINKLIRVQRSLLQDLGRDPSPEEIGEEMDLPTEKVREILKIAQEPVSLETPIGEEDDSHLGDFIEDQDATSPSDHAAYELLKEQLEDVLDTLTDREENVLRLRFGLDDGRTRTLEEVGRVFGVTRERIRQIEAKALRKLRHPSRSKQLKDFLE; via the coding sequence ATGAGTGATAAAACAAAAAACACAAAACCAGTTGCTGAACTAAGTGTTGAGCAAGTAAAAGAAGCCCTGATAGAAGAAGGTAAGAAAAAGGGGATTTTAACTTATGCAAAAATCGCTGCCAGATTAGCTCCATTCACTTTGGATTCCGATCAAATGGATGAGTATTTAGAACATGTTGGTGAAGCAGGAATTGAAGTTTCTGACGATGCAGATGACGAGGATCCAGATGAAACAGAACTTGTAAAAGAAGAAACCGAATCCTTTGATTTAACAGATATGAGTGTACCACCAGGCGTAAAAATTAATGACCCTGTTCGCATGTATCTAAAAGAAATTGGTCGAGTAGACTTACTTACAGCGGATGAAGAAATTGCCTTAGCAAAACGTATCGAAGCTGGCGACATTGAAGCCAAAGGACGTCTTGCAGAAGCTAACCTACGCCTTGTTGTAAGTATTGCAAAACGTTATGTTGGTCGTGGTATGTTATTCCTTGATTTAATTCAAGAAGGTAACATGGGGCTAATGAAAGCCGTTGAAAAATTTGACTTTAATAAAGGGTTTAAATTCAGTACCTATGCAACGTGGTGGATTCGTCAAGCGATAACCCGTGCGATTGCGGACCAAGCTAGAACAATCCGTATTCCGGTGCATATGGTTGAAACAATCAACAAACTAATCCGTGTACAACGCTCCTTATTACAAGATTTAGGCCGCGATCCTTCACCAGAAGAAATTGGTGAAGAAATGGACTTACCAACTGAAAAAGTTCGGGAAATCCTTAAAATCGCACAAGAGCCAGTTTCCCTTGAAACACCAATTGGTGAAGAAGACGATTCACATCTAGGCGATTTTATCGAAGACCAAGATGCAACTTCACCGTCCGATCACGCAGCATACGAATTACTAAAAGAACAACTAGAAGATGTGCTTGATACATTAACTGACCGTGAAGAAAATGTACTTCGCTTACGTTTTGGTCTAGATGATGGTCGTACGCGCACTTTAGAAGAAGTTGGTCGTGTATTTGGTGTAACTCGTGAACGGATTCGTCAAATTGAAGCCAAAGCTTTACGTAAATTACGTCATCCAAGCCGCAGCAAACAATTGAAAGACTTCCTGGAATAA
- a CDS encoding tRNA (adenine(22)-N(1))-methyltransferase → MNEEQLSKRLEKVASYITKNERIADIGSDHAYLPCFAVKNQTASFAIAGEVVDGPFQSAQKQVRSSGLTEQIDVRKGNGLAVIEKKDVIDTIVIAGMGGALIRTILEEGAAKLAGVTKLILQPNIAAWQLREWSEQNNWLITSEAILREDNKIYEIMVLAPSKKPVAWTKQEIFFGPCLLKDQSAIFKSKWRHEANTWQNIIQTISNNQPVSPENQAKIRELEHKIALVEDVLK, encoded by the coding sequence ATGAACGAAGAGCAACTATCGAAGCGACTCGAAAAAGTGGCTTCTTACATAACAAAAAATGAACGAATCGCAGACATCGGAAGCGATCATGCTTATTTACCATGTTTTGCAGTTAAAAATCAAACGGCTTCGTTCGCTATTGCTGGCGAAGTGGTTGATGGACCTTTTCAATCTGCACAAAAACAAGTTCGTTCTTCTGGCTTAACAGAACAAATTGATGTTAGAAAAGGGAACGGTTTAGCTGTTATCGAAAAAAAGGATGTAATTGATACAATTGTGATCGCTGGCATGGGTGGCGCGTTAATACGCACTATTTTAGAAGAAGGTGCCGCAAAATTAGCCGGTGTAACCAAACTAATTTTGCAACCTAATATTGCAGCATGGCAATTAAGAGAATGGTCCGAACAAAACAATTGGCTTATTACCTCTGAAGCAATTTTACGCGAAGATAATAAAATTTATGAAATCATGGTGTTAGCTCCTTCTAAAAAACCAGTTGCTTGGACTAAGCAAGAAATATTTTTCGGACCATGTTTACTAAAAGATCAAAGCGCCATTTTCAAAAGCAAATGGCGACATGAAGCAAATACATGGCAAAATATTATTCAGACTATTTCTAACAACCAACCAGTTTCACCAGAAAACCAAGCGAAAATTCGTGAATTAGAACATAAAATCGCATTAGTAGAGGATGTGCTAAAATGA
- the cshB gene encoding DEAD-box ATP-dependent RNA helicase CshB, with product MTKKSRFDQFGFQPFIGLAIDKLGFYEPTEVQQKLIPGILKGESIIGQSQTGTGKTHTFILPIINNVNPEKDAVQAVITAPSRELATQIYNEIRKVTKYSEKEIAVQLVIGGTDKQRAIDKLKKQPQIIVGTPGRINDLIREQALFVHTAKTLVIDEADMTLDMGFLNDVDHIAGKMPANLQMLVFSATIPQKLKPFLSKYMENPRYEHIQPKVAASKTVEHRIMATRSRNKLDLLKNVLVGSQPYLAIVFTNTKTTADEVANGLIERGLKVAKIHGDVNPRERKRTMKQIENLDYQYVVATDLAARGIDIQGISHVVNYELPDDLDFYIHRTGRTGRAGHSGIALTLFEPADEDRLNQLEKMGIEFKHVDWKNKEFVTLEDRNRRAKREAKRETADPREIGMRKKAKQKGKPNYKKKINYKMNEIKRRERRKKR from the coding sequence ATGACGAAGAAATCAAGGTTTGACCAATTTGGCTTTCAACCTTTTATTGGGCTTGCAATAGATAAATTAGGATTCTATGAGCCAACAGAAGTACAACAGAAGCTAATCCCAGGTATTTTAAAAGGTGAAAGTATCATTGGCCAATCTCAAACAGGTACAGGGAAAACCCATACTTTTATTTTGCCAATTATTAACAATGTGAATCCTGAAAAAGATGCAGTACAAGCGGTTATTACGGCACCAAGTCGTGAGCTTGCTACTCAAATTTATAATGAAATTCGCAAAGTAACCAAATACAGTGAAAAAGAAATCGCTGTACAACTCGTTATTGGTGGTACGGACAAACAACGTGCAATTGATAAACTAAAAAAACAGCCACAAATTATTGTCGGAACGCCTGGTCGTATCAATGACTTAATCCGTGAACAAGCTTTATTTGTTCATACGGCGAAAACGTTAGTTATTGACGAAGCAGACATGACACTTGATATGGGCTTCTTAAATGATGTTGACCATATCGCTGGAAAAATGCCAGCTAATTTACAAATGCTTGTTTTTTCCGCAACAATTCCGCAAAAATTAAAACCATTTTTAAGCAAATATATGGAAAATCCGCGTTATGAGCATATCCAACCAAAAGTGGCTGCTTCAAAAACGGTGGAACATCGCATTATGGCCACTCGTAGCCGTAATAAACTTGATTTACTTAAAAATGTTTTAGTTGGTTCGCAACCTTATTTGGCGATTGTTTTTACTAATACGAAAACAACAGCTGATGAAGTAGCAAACGGATTAATCGAACGTGGACTTAAAGTAGCCAAAATTCATGGTGACGTCAACCCGCGTGAACGTAAACGTACAATGAAACAAATCGAAAACTTAGATTACCAATATGTCGTTGCGACAGATTTAGCTGCCCGTGGTATTGATATCCAAGGAATTAGTCATGTCGTGAACTATGAGTTGCCAGATGACTTAGATTTCTACATTCACCGCACAGGTCGTACTGGTCGCGCCGGACATTCTGGTATCGCACTTACTTTATTCGAACCAGCTGACGAAGATCGTCTAAACCAACTCGAAAAAATGGGTATTGAGTTTAAACACGTTGACTGGAAAAATAAAGAATTTGTTACACTCGAAGACCGTAACCGTCGTGCAAAACGTGAAGCAAAACGCGAAACAGCTGACCCACGTGAAATTGGTATGCGTAAAAAAGCAAAACAAAAAGGTAAACCAAACTATAAAAAGAAAATTAACTACAAAATGAACGAAATTAAACGTCGCGAAAGACGGAAAAAACGATAA
- a CDS encoding pyruvate, water dikinase regulatory protein has product MTQPAVYVVSDSTGETAELVTRAALSQFGQTPKFIHRFHHVDSSHMIEEIVDLVAVNNGIIVHTIVLESVREELNKTAQAFGVPIIDLFGPLLNQLEETYKIKPLSEPGRVRSMDEAYFNKVAAIEFAVENDDGRNPRGILQADYVLIGISRTSKTPLSQYLALKGLKIVNIPIVPEAQIPDELFEIDPKKIIGLKISKQKLTKIRQERLISIGLPGAGTYASNQRIDEELAIFNKLASKLNCFVLDVTNKAIEETANEILIHIGEIVDENLEL; this is encoded by the coding sequence ATGACTCAACCAGCCGTATACGTGGTTTCCGATTCAACAGGAGAAACGGCCGAACTTGTGACAAGAGCGGCACTTAGTCAATTTGGTCAGACACCGAAATTTATCCATCGTTTTCACCACGTCGATTCTTCTCATATGATTGAAGAAATTGTCGACTTAGTGGCCGTGAATAATGGTATTATCGTCCATACGATTGTACTAGAGAGCGTTCGAGAAGAGCTAAACAAAACAGCCCAAGCTTTCGGTGTGCCAATTATCGACTTATTTGGTCCGCTTTTAAACCAGTTAGAGGAAACATATAAAATCAAGCCACTTTCTGAACCAGGACGCGTTCGTTCGATGGATGAAGCGTATTTCAATAAAGTAGCAGCAATCGAATTTGCCGTTGAAAATGATGACGGACGTAATCCAAGAGGTATTTTACAAGCGGATTATGTTTTAATTGGTATTTCAAGAACATCAAAAACGCCTTTATCACAGTATTTAGCTCTAAAAGGCTTGAAAATCGTTAATATTCCAATCGTTCCAGAAGCACAAATCCCAGATGAACTTTTTGAAATTGATCCGAAAAAAATTATTGGCCTAAAAATCAGCAAACAAAAATTGACGAAAATCAGACAAGAACGATTAATTTCCATTGGTCTGCCTGGTGCAGGTACGTATGCAAGTAATCAACGTATTGATGAGGAACTAGCCATTTTTAATAAACTAGCGAGCAAACTTAATTGTTTCGTCTTAGATGTGACAAATAAAGCCATTGAAGAGACTGCAAATGAGATTTTAATCCATATTGGTGAAATTGTTGATGAAAATTTAGAATTATAA